A portion of the Malania oleifera isolate guangnan ecotype guangnan chromosome 3, ASM2987363v1, whole genome shotgun sequence genome contains these proteins:
- the LOC131151568 gene encoding uncharacterized protein LOC131151568: MSKRNRIFRSSSLGEVGLFAATQLIEPPVARLEKKRPTLVTAAVRRRRPIVNSKPPVAKPEQPRRSILTLGSPVLLENNEGYEKRADERYGVFLEACYFCKKKIDEDGDVFMYGYLRAFCSLDCRNMQMAFDENNRQPSPKSTQIMAESFLKKGLDRRELDPRITKLAAAS, translated from the exons ATGTCGAAGCGCAATCGCATTTTCCGATCCTCGAGCCTCGGAGAGGTGGGTCTGTTCGCCGCGACCCAGCTGATCGAACCTCCCGTGGCTCGTCTCGAAAAGAAGCGCCCGACCCTCGTCACCGCCGCGGTGCGGCGTCGGAGACCGATCGTGAACTCGAAACCACCGGTCGCGAAACCAGAGCAGCCTCGGCGGAGCATTCTGACCCTCGGATCGCCCGTCCTTCTGGAGAACAATGAGGGATATGAGAAGCGCGCGGATGAGCGGTATGGGGTGTTTCTTGAGGCGTGTTACTTTTGCAAGAAAAAGATCGATGAGGACGGTGATGTCTTCATGTATGG CTACCTTCGTGCATTTTGCTCCCTTGACTGTCGAAACATGCAGATGGCTTTTGATGAGAATAATAGACAACCTTCCCCAAAATCAACACAGATAATGGCAGAAAGCTTCTTGAAGAAAGGTCTGGATAGGCGTGAGTTGGACCCTCGAATTACAAAACTTGCTGCTGCATCATAG
- the LOC131151566 gene encoding type IV inositol polyphosphate 5-phosphatase 7-like yields the protein MRDGNSKKSKLSWSKSLVRKWFNIKSKNEEFQADDVYGGGDVEYRNSFSEREPCTIKKSKTEKLSKNAERVRRGRVDLEHPRVIDVQNYSVFVATWNVGGKSPPSNLNLDDWLHASPPADIYVLGFQEIVPLNAGNVLGAEDNGPAKKWLALIRRTLNNLPGTSGSSGCYTPSPIPEPIVELNADFEGSARQKASSFFHRRSFQTTSSWRMENDPSIPQPRLDRRFSVCDRVIFGHRPSDYDPNFRWGRPSDYSRWGSSDDDYGPGDSPSTVLFSPMSYGGSAPNEDGYRMPAHSRYCLVASKQMVGIFLTIWVRSDLRDYVRNMKVSCVGRGLMGYLGNKGSISVSMLLHETSFCFVCSHLTSGQKEGDELRRNSDVMEILRKTRFPRVHGVGDDKSPETILEHDRIIWLGDLNYRIALTYRSAKALVEMQNWRVLLENDQLRIEQRRGRVFEGWKEGKIYFPPTYKYSTNSDRYAGDDMHPKEKRRTPAWCDRILWYGEGLHQLSYVRGESRFSDHRPVYATFCAEVESIHSRLNKSMSCSSSRIGVDDMLPYAHGYTELSFF from the exons ATGAGAGATGGGAACTCCAAGAAAAGCaag CTCTCATGGTCAAAGTCGTTGGTCAGAAAGTGGTTCAATATCAAGAGCAAAAATGAAGAGTTTCAGGCAGACGATGTTTATGGAG GTGGTGATGTAGAATATAGGAATAGCTTCTCGGAGAGGGAACCATGCACAATCAAGAAGAGCAAAACAG AGAAATTAAGCAAGAATGCCGAGCGGGTCCGGCGAGGAAGAGTAGATCTTGAGCATCCTCGAGTTATAGATGTGCAGAATTACAG TGTTTTTGTAGCTACGTGGAATGTGGGTGGAAAATCCCCACCTAGTAATTTGAATCTAGATGATTGGCTTCACGCGTCCCCTCCTGCGGACATTTATGTTCTCGG ATTTCAAGAGATTGTTCCTTTGAATGCCGGTAATGTTCTTGGCGCAGAAGATAATGGGCCTGCCAAAAAATGGCTCGCTCTCATTCGGAGGACTCTAAACAATCTTCCTGGAACAAGTGGCAGCAGCGGGTGCTATACACCATCTCCCATACCAGAACCAATTGTAGAATTGAATGCAGATTTTGAGGGCTCAGCAAGGCAGAAGGCCTCTTCATTCTTCCATCGTCGATCATTTCAGACAACCAGCAGCTGGAGAATGGAAAATGATCCTTCAATCCCACAACCCCGCCTTGATCGACGATTTAGTGTTTGTGATCGGGTAATTTTTGGTCATAGGCCAAGTGATTATGACCCCAATTTCAGATGGGGTAGGCCAAGTGACTATTCCAGATGGGGTTCGTCTGATGATGACTATGGGCCTGGGGATTCGCCAAGTACTGTATTATTCTCGCCAATGTCTTATGGTGGATCTGCACCCAATGAAGATGGATATAGAATGCCAGCACATTCAAGGTACTGCTTAGTTGCAAGTAAGCAGATGGTTGGCATATTTCTCACAATATGGGTAAGAAGTGATTTGAGGGATTATGTTCGAAACATGAAAGTATCGTGTGTGGGCAGAGGATTGATGGGTTACCTTGGCAATAAG GGATCCATCTCCGTCAGCATGTTGTTGCATGAAACGAGCTTTTGTTTCGTATGTAGTCATTTAACTTCAGGGCAGAAGGAGGGTGATGAGCTGCGAAGGAACTCTGATGTCATGGAGATCCTTAGGAAGACAAGATTTCCCCGTGTTCATGGTGTAGGTGATGATAAGTCCCCAGAAACAATTCTTGAGCACGA TCGAATAATTTGGCTTGGAGATTTGAATTACAGAATTGCCCTCACTTACCGGTCTGCTAAGGCACTTGTTGAGATGCAGAACTGGAGGGTATTGCTAGAGAATGACCAG TTACGGATAGAGCAGAGACGGGGTCGTGTTTTTGAGGGATGGAAAGAAGGGAAGATATATTTCCCACCAACATACAAATATTCAACTAATTCAGACAGATATGCAGGGGATGATATGCACCCAAAGGAGAAACGACGAACACCCGCGTG GTGTGATAGAATATTGTGGTACGGAGAAGGCCTCCATCAGTTGTCTTATGTCCGTGGGGAATCTAGGTTCTCGGATCATCGACCAGTGTATGCCACGTTCTGTGCTGAGGTTGAGTCAATCCATAGCCGATTAAACAAAAGCATGAGTTGCTCTAGTTCCAGGATTGGGGTGGATGATATGTTGCCATATGCACATGGATACACTGAGCTCAGTTTTTTCTGA